The proteins below come from a single Polymorphobacter fuscus genomic window:
- a CDS encoding M24 family metallopeptidase, with product MLLTIAALMALGQAAGETAGGQAGTQPKMCQTEAPDPAMPAILPLKDRAALQDKWLKERLDTVVPQIMRANGIDMWVLVAREYLEDPVVATMLDGQSFHARRRTILVFYDPGAGKPVERLTVSRYGLGGLFAAAWKPEEQPDQWAALGEIIKARNPQKIALNVSPMSAFADGLTASQRDGVLGALTPALKARVVPADRLAIGWLETRIPAEMAVYPDIVRTAHAIIAEGFSPKVITPGKTTTDDVMWWYRERIAGLKLATWFQPTVNITRQGVKDTIGGDTVILPGDLLWVDFGIKYLGLNTDTQHMGYVLKPGETDAPAGLKAGLAAANGVQDALTSSFKVGASGNEVLAAARAKAIAAGLTPIIYSHPIGYHGHAAGTPIGMWDNQAARPEGEAPMDAPTAWSIELAARHKVPEWGGQDVGFRLEEDAYFDGRTVQYIDGRQTRFHLIPRVAGTGAKGCE from the coding sequence GTGCTTTTGACGATAGCGGCGCTGATGGCGCTGGGACAGGCTGCGGGCGAGACCGCGGGGGGCCAGGCGGGGACGCAGCCGAAGATGTGCCAGACCGAGGCGCCCGACCCGGCGATGCCGGCGATCCTGCCGCTGAAGGACCGGGCGGCATTGCAGGACAAGTGGCTGAAGGAACGGCTCGACACGGTGGTGCCGCAGATCATGCGTGCCAACGGCATCGACATGTGGGTGCTGGTGGCGCGCGAATATCTGGAAGACCCGGTGGTGGCGACGATGCTCGACGGGCAGAGTTTCCACGCCCGGCGGCGCACGATCCTGGTGTTCTACGACCCCGGCGCAGGCAAGCCGGTCGAACGGCTGACGGTCAGCCGCTATGGGCTGGGCGGGCTGTTCGCGGCGGCGTGGAAGCCCGAGGAACAGCCCGACCAATGGGCGGCGCTGGGCGAGATCATCAAGGCGCGCAACCCGCAGAAGATCGCGCTCAACGTCTCGCCGATGTCGGCCTTTGCCGACGGGCTGACGGCGAGCCAGCGCGACGGCGTGCTGGGCGCGCTGACGCCGGCGTTGAAGGCGCGGGTGGTGCCGGCGGACCGGCTGGCAATCGGCTGGCTGGAAACGCGGATCCCGGCCGAAATGGCGGTCTATCCCGATATCGTGCGCACCGCCCATGCGATCATCGCCGAAGGCTTTTCGCCCAAGGTTATCACGCCGGGCAAGACCACCACCGACGACGTCATGTGGTGGTATCGCGAACGCATCGCCGGGCTGAAGCTGGCGACCTGGTTCCAGCCGACGGTCAACATCACCCGCCAGGGCGTCAAGGACACGATCGGCGGCGATACGGTGATCCTGCCCGGTGACCTGTTGTGGGTCGATTTCGGCATCAAATATCTGGGGCTGAACACCGATACCCAGCATATGGGCTATGTGCTCAAGCCCGGCGAGACCGACGCGCCGGCGGGGCTGAAGGCCGGGCTGGCCGCGGCCAATGGCGTGCAGGATGCACTGACATCGTCGTTCAAGGTCGGCGCCAGCGGCAACGAGGTGCTGGCGGCGGCGCGCGCCAAGGCGATCGCGGCGGGGCTGACGCCGATCATCTATTCGCACCCCATCGGTTACCATGGCCATGCCGCGGGAACGCCGATCGGCATGTGGGACAACCAGGCGGCGCGGCCCGAAGGCGAAGCGCCGATGGACGCGCCCACGGCCTGGTCGATCGAGCTGGCGGCACGCCACAAGGTGCCCGAATGGGGCGGTCAGGACGTCGGCTTCCGACTGGAGGAAGACGCCTATTTCGATGGCAGGACCGTGCAGTATATCGATGGCCGGCAGACCCGCTTTCACCTGATCCCGCGGGTGGCGGGGACGGGGGCGAAGGGCTGCGAATAA
- a CDS encoding M20/M25/M40 family metallo-hydrolase translates to MTLKTLLLAAVIAAPVIAAPAQAQALRPDQLAFRDLYKQLVETNTTLSEGSCTKAAAQLATRLKAAGFKDADITLFSTPEHPKDGGLVAILPGTDTAAKPILLLGHLDVVEAKRADWTRDPFVMVEEDGYYYGRGTFDDKSQAAIWTDTLIRYKQSGKAPRRTLKLALTCGEETTNAFNGADWLAKNRPDLIAAEFAINEGGGGRYDASGRPMGIGVQVGEKTVQNFQLQTTNPGGHSSVPRPDNAITDLSRAIVAVNTHEFPVQFNDTTRAFFTLMTKASPAPVGTAITALLANPQDAAANAIVSQDPSFHSTLRTTCVTTLVDAGHANNALAQRATANVNCRMFPGTNPETTRADLAAAIANPKVAITLTPPIRPVAVSPPLNEAVLGPMKALAAKHFPGVPFGLTMSTGATDAIFLSPIGIPTYGAPGLFIDPDGNGMHGLNERIRIKSLMQGRDYLDDLVHTLAD, encoded by the coding sequence ATGACCTTGAAGACCCTGCTGCTCGCCGCTGTCATCGCTGCCCCCGTCATCGCCGCCCCCGCGCAGGCCCAGGCGCTACGCCCCGACCAGCTGGCGTTCCGCGACCTGTACAAGCAGCTCGTGGAAACCAACACCACCCTGTCGGAAGGCAGCTGCACCAAGGCGGCGGCGCAGCTCGCGACGCGGCTGAAGGCGGCCGGCTTCAAGGATGCCGACATCACCCTGTTCAGCACGCCCGAACACCCCAAGGACGGCGGCCTTGTCGCCATACTGCCGGGCACCGATACCGCGGCCAAACCCATCCTGCTGCTCGGCCACCTCGATGTGGTGGAGGCCAAGCGCGCCGACTGGACCCGCGACCCCTTCGTCATGGTGGAGGAGGACGGCTATTATTACGGCCGAGGAACCTTCGACGACAAGTCGCAGGCAGCGATCTGGACCGATACGCTGATCCGCTACAAGCAATCGGGCAAGGCGCCCCGGCGCACGCTCAAGCTGGCGCTGACCTGCGGGGAGGAAACCACCAACGCCTTCAACGGCGCCGACTGGCTGGCCAAGAACCGTCCCGATCTGATCGCGGCCGAATTCGCCATCAACGAAGGCGGCGGCGGCCGCTACGATGCCAGTGGCAGGCCGATGGGCATCGGCGTCCAGGTCGGCGAAAAGACCGTCCAGAATTTCCAGCTGCAGACCACCAACCCCGGCGGCCATTCGTCCGTGCCGCGCCCCGACAACGCCATCACCGACCTGTCGCGCGCCATCGTCGCGGTCAACACCCATGAATTCCCGGTGCAGTTCAACGATACCACCCGCGCCTTCTTCACCCTGATGACCAAGGCCAGCCCGGCGCCGGTCGGCACCGCCATCACCGCGCTGCTCGCCAACCCGCAGGATGCCGCCGCCAACGCCATCGTCAGCCAGGACCCGAGCTTTCATTCGACGCTGCGCACCACCTGCGTGACGACGCTGGTCGATGCCGGCCATGCCAACAATGCGCTGGCGCAGCGCGCCACGGCCAACGTCAACTGCCGGATGTTCCCCGGCACCAACCCCGAAACCACCCGCGCCGACCTCGCCGCCGCCATCGCCAACCCCAAGGTCGCGATCACGCTGACGCCGCCGATCCGCCCCGTCGCGGTGTCGCCGCCGCTCAACGAGGCGGTGCTCGGGCCGATGAAGGCGCTGGCGGCAAAGCATTTCCCTGGCGTCCCCTTCGGACTGACCATGTCGACCGGGGCAACGGATGCGATCTTCCTGTCGCCGATCGGCATCCCGACCTATGGCGCGCCGGGGCTGTTCATCGATCCCGATGGCAATGGCATGCACGGCCTCAACGAACGCATCCGCATCAAGTCGCTGATGCAGGGCCGCGACTATCTCGACGATCTCGTCCACACCCTCGCCGATTGA
- a CDS encoding M20/M25/M40 family metallo-hydrolase gives MRVRLTAAILASALVLPVAAHAADHPGEAAFRAIYKELVETDTSHATGDCTLAARRMAARLKAAGFADADLNVFSPEGLPLDGGLIATLPGSDPAQGAVMLLAHLDVVDAKREDWTRDPFTLVEDGGYFYARGSADDKAQAAIWVDSLVRLKQAGARPQRTVKLLLSCGEESGARINNVRWLIDKHPDWIKASFALNEGGGGALKPDGTPLALSFQAGEKVTQNFRVEATNPGGHSSVPRPDNAIYALSTALNRIGAYEFPIRFNDVTRATFTEVGKMTPGPMGAAMLKLVADPTDAAANAIVSKDPRYRALLRTTCVATQVEGGHAINALPQRAFANVNCRMFPSDTPADVGTQLKAAVGDAAATVTAVPPVNPVNAPPPLAGEVYDKAAALAKTHFPGVPIIPAMTTGATDGRFLIAAGVPTYGVPGMFSDGSTNAHGLNERISVKWLMTGRDYLHDLVKAYAGVK, from the coding sequence ATGCGCGTTCGATTGACGGCGGCCATATTGGCGTCGGCCCTGGTGCTGCCGGTGGCGGCGCACGCCGCCGACCATCCCGGCGAAGCGGCGTTTCGCGCGATCTACAAGGAACTCGTCGAAACCGACACCAGCCATGCCACGGGTGATTGCACCCTTGCGGCCAGGCGCATGGCGGCACGGCTGAAGGCGGCGGGCTTTGCCGATGCCGACCTCAACGTCTTTTCCCCCGAAGGCCTGCCGCTCGATGGCGGCCTCATCGCCACGCTGCCCGGCAGCGACCCTGCGCAGGGTGCGGTCATGCTCCTCGCCCATCTCGACGTCGTCGATGCCAAACGCGAGGACTGGACCCGCGACCCGTTCACGCTGGTGGAGGACGGCGGCTATTTCTATGCCCGCGGCAGCGCCGACGACAAGGCACAGGCCGCGATCTGGGTGGACAGCCTCGTCCGCCTCAAACAGGCCGGCGCGCGGCCGCAGCGCACCGTCAAGCTGCTGCTGTCGTGCGGCGAGGAATCGGGCGCGCGCATCAACAATGTCCGCTGGTTGATCGACAAGCACCCCGACTGGATCAAGGCCAGCTTCGCGCTCAACGAAGGCGGCGGCGGCGCGCTCAAGCCCGACGGCACGCCATTGGCCCTGAGCTTCCAGGCCGGCGAAAAGGTCACCCAGAATTTCCGCGTCGAAGCGACCAACCCGGGCGGCCATTCGTCGGTGCCGCGCCCCGACAATGCCATCTATGCGCTGTCGACCGCGCTGAATCGCATCGGCGCCTATGAATTCCCGATCCGCTTCAACGATGTCACCCGCGCCACCTTCACCGAAGTCGGCAAGATGACGCCGGGGCCGATGGGCGCCGCGATGCTGAAGCTGGTCGCCGACCCGACCGACGCCGCCGCCAACGCCATCGTCTCGAAGGACCCGCGCTACCGCGCGCTGCTGCGCACCACCTGCGTCGCCACCCAGGTCGAAGGCGGCCATGCCATCAACGCACTGCCGCAGCGCGCCTTTGCCAACGTCAACTGCCGGATGTTCCCCAGCGATACGCCCGCCGATGTCGGCACGCAGCTGAAGGCCGCCGTCGGCGACGCGGCCGCGACCGTCACCGCGGTGCCGCCGGTCAACCCGGTCAACGCGCCGCCGCCGCTGGCCGGCGAAGTCTATGACAAGGCGGCGGCGCTGGCGAAGACGCACTTCCCCGGCGTGCCGATCATCCCCGCCATGACCACCGGTGCCACCGACGGGCGTTTCCTCATCGCCGCCGGCGTTCCCACCTATGGCGTCCCCGGCATGTTCAGCGACGGGTCGACCAACGCCCATGGCCTCAACGAACGCATCTCGGTCAAATGGCTGATGACCGGGCGCGACTATCTCCACGATCTCGTCAAAGCCTATGCGGGGGTGAAATGA
- a CDS encoding ribosome maturation factor, giving the protein MQQPADLATTLNAIIAPVVAELGYDLVRIQLTGKPGDMTLQVMAEDRDTGQLTLGQCAEISRALDLPLEEADPIDSEYALEVSSPGIDRPLTRTADWDRWAGHEVRVKIDPPVDGRARAHGVIGARNDDRVTLTIKSVGDIVLPLAAITAAKLVLTPALLKATRPLDASDADETIELPDIDSDVEGDSANDNDSTED; this is encoded by the coding sequence TTGCAGCAGCCTGCCGACCTTGCCACGACGCTCAACGCCATCATCGCTCCGGTGGTGGCCGAGCTCGGCTATGACCTGGTCCGCATCCAGCTGACCGGCAAGCCCGGCGACATGACGCTGCAGGTGATGGCGGAAGACCGCGACACCGGCCAGCTGACGCTGGGCCAGTGCGCCGAGATCAGCCGGGCGCTCGACCTGCCGCTGGAGGAAGCCGACCCCATCGACAGCGAATATGCGCTCGAAGTTTCGTCGCCCGGGATCGACCGGCCGCTGACGCGCACCGCCGACTGGGACCGCTGGGCCGGGCATGAAGTGCGGGTCAAGATCGACCCGCCGGTCGATGGCCGGGCGCGCGCGCATGGGGTGATCGGCGCACGAAATGATGATAGGGTGACGCTGACCATCAAGAGTGTCGGCGATATCGTGCTGCCACTGGCGGCGATCACCGCGGCCAAGCTGGTGCTGACGCCGGCGCTGTTGAAGGCGACGCGGCCACTGGACGCCAGCGACGCCGACGAGACGATCGAATTGCCCGACATCGACAGCGATGTCGAAGGCGATTCCGCCAACGACAATGATTCCACCGAGGACTGA
- the nusA gene encoding transcription termination factor NusA, whose translation MATAVTANRAELIAIADAVAREKSIDRTIVIEAMEDAIQRAARARYGAENDIRAKIDPKGGETRLWRVLEVVEEPEDFFKQVSLKDAVKKDKSAKLGDFIVDPLPPVEFGRIAAQAAKQVIVQKVRDAERDRQFDEFKDRAGEIITGLVKRAEFGHVVVDLGKAEGVIRRDQQIPREVLKPGDRVRALIASVRREPRGPQIFLSRSAGDFMKKLFAQEVPEIYDGIIEIKAVARDPGSRAKIGVISRDSSIDPVGACVGMKGSRVQAVVQELQGEKIDIIPWSPDVATFVVNALQPAEVAKVVMDEEDNRIDVVVPDDQLSLAIGRRGQNVRLASQLTGRQIDIMTEADESERRQKEFTEKSAMFESELDVDETLAQLLVAEGFSELEEVAYVDLSEIAGIEGFDEDLGGELQKRAIEALERREAAAREERVALGVEDDVAAIEGLTEAMLVALGKKGIKTLDDLGDLATDELVSKGSGVLKDFGLSDDDGNRIIMAARAHWFVDEEAPAAEDAPADGTR comes from the coding sequence ATGGCCACTGCCGTCACCGCCAACCGGGCCGAACTGATCGCCATCGCCGATGCCGTGGCGCGCGAGAAGTCGATCGACCGGACCATCGTCATCGAGGCGATGGAAGACGCCATCCAGCGCGCCGCCCGCGCGCGCTATGGTGCCGAGAACGACATTCGCGCCAAGATCGACCCCAAGGGCGGTGAAACCCGGCTGTGGCGCGTCCTCGAAGTCGTCGAGGAGCCCGAGGATTTCTTCAAGCAGGTGTCGCTGAAGGACGCGGTGAAGAAGGACAAGTCGGCCAAGCTCGGCGATTTCATCGTCGATCCGCTGCCGCCGGTCGAATTCGGCCGCATCGCCGCGCAGGCCGCCAAGCAGGTCATCGTCCAGAAGGTCCGCGATGCCGAGCGCGACCGCCAGTTTGACGAGTTCAAGGACCGCGCCGGCGAGATCATCACCGGCCTCGTCAAGCGCGCCGAGTTCGGCCATGTTGTTGTCGATCTGGGCAAGGCCGAGGGCGTCATCCGCCGCGACCAGCAGATCCCGCGCGAAGTGCTCAAGCCCGGTGACCGGGTGCGCGCACTGATCGCCAGCGTCCGCCGCGAGCCGCGCGGGCCGCAGATTTTCCTGTCGCGCTCCGCCGGCGACTTCATGAAAAAGCTGTTTGCGCAGGAAGTGCCGGAAATCTATGACGGCATCATCGAGATCAAGGCCGTTGCCCGCGACCCCGGCAGCCGCGCCAAGATCGGCGTCATCAGCCGCGATTCGAGCATCGACCCGGTCGGCGCCTGCGTCGGCATGAAGGGCAGCCGCGTCCAGGCGGTGGTGCAGGAACTGCAGGGCGAAAAGATCGACATCATCCCCTGGTCGCCCGATGTCGCAACGTTCGTCGTCAACGCGCTGCAGCCCGCCGAAGTCGCCAAGGTGGTGATGGACGAGGAAGACAATCGCATCGATGTGGTGGTGCCCGACGACCAGCTTTCGCTGGCCATCGGCCGCCGCGGCCAGAATGTCCGGCTCGCCTCGCAGCTGACCGGCCGCCAGATCGACATCATGACCGAGGCGGACGAATCGGAGCGCCGCCAGAAGGAATTCACCGAGAAGTCGGCGATGTTCGAAAGCGAGCTCGATGTCGACGAGACGCTGGCGCAGTTGCTGGTCGCCGAAGGCTTTTCGGAGCTGGAGGAGGTCGCCTATGTCGACCTGTCCGAAATCGCCGGCATCGAAGGCTTTGACGAGGACCTGGGCGGCGAATTGCAGAAGCGCGCCATCGAGGCACTGGAACGCCGCGAGGCCGCTGCCCGCGAGGAACGCGTTGCACTGGGCGTCGAGGACGATGTCGCCGCGATCGAGGGGCTGACCGAAGCCATGCTGGTGGCGCTCGGCAAGAAGGGCATCAAGACGCTCGACGACCTGGGCGACCTTGCCACCGACGAACTGGTGTCGAAGGGCAGCGGCGTGCTGAAGGACTTCGGCCTGTCCGACGACGACGGCAACCGCATCATCATGGCGGCGCGCGCGCATTGGTTCGTTGACGAAGAAGCCCCTGCCGCGGAGGACGCACCCGCGGATGGAACACGATGA
- a CDS encoding YkgJ family cysteine cluster protein has translation MEDDVLALRAADSDGMAPITGTITLEIGDESVPALLTASLTPAPFESLLPIFRAITDELTTRGIAREAAAGRSLSCRAGCGACCRQAVPLAAAEARAIAALVAAMPDPRRTQLEARFAAARAALAAAGLTTVAADIAALDRTERDDYGRRYFRLGLACPFLEAESCAIHPDRPLSCREYLVTSPPQACADPSDASIRTVPLAGRASAAVTARGKAVEGHGTVLMVDALAWAAAHPAPVPEHPGIDLALTTIAELPGRRADAA, from the coding sequence ATGGAAGACGATGTCCTCGCCCTGCGCGCCGCCGACAGCGATGGCATGGCTCCGATCACCGGCACCATCACCCTCGAAATCGGCGATGAAAGCGTGCCGGCGCTGCTCACCGCCTCGCTCACCCCGGCGCCGTTCGAATCGCTGCTGCCGATCTTTCGCGCCATCACCGACGAACTGACGACACGCGGCATCGCCCGGGAGGCGGCGGCGGGGCGCAGCCTGTCGTGCCGCGCCGGTTGCGGTGCCTGCTGCCGCCAGGCGGTGCCGCTCGCCGCTGCGGAGGCGCGCGCCATCGCCGCCCTCGTCGCCGCCATGCCGGACCCGCGCCGGACGCAACTGGAAGCGCGTTTCGCCGCTGCCCGGGCGGCGCTGGCGGCGGCGGGGCTGACGACCGTCGCCGCCGACATCGCCGCGCTCGACCGCACCGAACGCGACGATTACGGCCGGCGCTATTTCCGGCTGGGTCTCGCCTGTCCGTTCCTTGAGGCCGAAAGCTGCGCCATCCACCCCGATCGCCCGCTGTCGTGCCGCGAATATCTCGTCACCTCGCCGCCACAGGCCTGTGCCGACCCCAGCGACGCCAGCATCCGCACCGTGCCGCTCGCCGGCCGTGCCTCGGCGGCGGTGACGGCGCGCGGCAAGGCAGTCGAAGGCCATGGCACGGTGCTGATGGTCGATGCGCTGGCCTGGGCCGCCGCCCATCCGGCGCCGGTGCCCGAACATCCCGGCATCGACCTGGCGCTGACGACGATCGCGGAGCTGCCCGGGCGGCGCGCCGATGCCGCCTGA
- a CDS encoding DUF448 domain-containing protein encodes MEHDEHLTSDITVADAAPDTGADGTALPERRCILTGAHGARAALIRLAVGPDSQVAADLGAKLPGRGAWIVADRALLEAALAKGKLKGALARAFKSNSLKLPDTLPDQIAAGLERRALDRLGLENKSGNLIWGHERVGEAILKGKVRLLLHAADAKPDGMSKLEARRRGASPDTVSIVLPVGREQLSMALGRENVVHAAIGDSASAARVIETLERWAAFNGSPMVSGGGTDRNDDESDAVNSAVADVAGERH; translated from the coding sequence ATGGAACACGATGAACATCTGACGTCCGACATCACAGTCGCGGATGCCGCGCCCGACACGGGCGCCGATGGCACCGCTCTGCCCGAGCGCCGCTGCATCCTGACGGGCGCCCACGGGGCCCGTGCGGCGCTGATCCGGCTTGCCGTCGGCCCCGACAGCCAGGTGGCGGCCGATCTCGGTGCCAAGCTGCCGGGGCGCGGCGCCTGGATCGTCGCCGATCGCGCGTTGCTCGAAGCGGCGCTGGCGAAGGGCAAGCTGAAAGGCGCGCTGGCGCGGGCGTTCAAATCGAACAGCCTGAAACTGCCCGACACCCTGCCCGACCAGATCGCCGCCGGGCTGGAACGCCGCGCGCTCGACCGGCTGGGGTTGGAAAACAAGTCCGGCAACCTCATCTGGGGACATGAGCGCGTCGGCGAGGCGATTTTGAAGGGCAAGGTGCGGCTGCTGCTGCACGCGGCGGACGCCAAGCCCGACGGCATGAGCAAGCTGGAAGCGCGGCGGCGCGGCGCCTCTCCCGACACGGTTTCGATCGTGCTGCCGGTGGGGCGCGAGCAATTGTCGATGGCCCTTGGCCGCGAAAATGTAGTACATGCGGCGATCGGTGACAGTGCCAGCGCGGCGCGGGTGATCGAGACGCTGGAACGCTGGGCGGCCTTCAACGGTTCGCCGATGGTCTCCGGCGGCGGGACCGACAGAAACGACGACGAGAGTGACGCGGTTAACTCGGCAGTTGCCGATGTTGCCGGTGAAAGGCATTAG
- a CDS encoding M20/M25/M40 family metallo-hydrolase yields MKSLLIAALLAATSAPAAAAADHPGEAGFRSLYKELVETNTTVSTGSCTRAAERMAARLKAAGYADADIRVFKGPETGPDARPQDGGLVATLAGSDPKAGAILLLSHLDVVEAKRADWERDPFAFIEEGGWFYGRGVSDDKAHGAIFTDAMIRLKAGKPLRRTLKLALTCGEEGGPFNSAKWLVENHRDWIEADFALNEGGSGKADAQGKPVSLGFQAGEKVYQDFILETRNPGGHSSRPRPDNAIYDLANGLAALGKSDFPVQLSDTTRAYFTEMAKISGGETATAIRALLANPQDEAANAIVSRDPGWHSTLRTTCVATMLDAGHARNALPQRATANVNCRMFPGDSVEKVRGQIVERLGNPAITVTPHESENPEKAAPPPPLSAQVYGPAALLAKKHFPGVPLIPTMSTGATDGRYLNAAGIATYGMAGRFGMPDGNGVHGLNERISVAGVLAERDYLFDLIQAYANSKDGK; encoded by the coding sequence ATGAAGTCACTGTTGATCGCGGCGCTGCTCGCAGCAACGTCTGCCCCCGCTGCTGCTGCCGCCGACCATCCCGGCGAAGCCGGCTTCCGCTCGCTCTACAAGGAGCTGGTCGAAACCAACACCACCGTCTCGACGGGCAGCTGCACCCGCGCCGCCGAACGCATGGCGGCGCGGCTGAAGGCCGCCGGCTATGCCGATGCCGATATCCGCGTCTTCAAGGGACCTGAAACCGGCCCCGACGCGCGCCCGCAGGACGGCGGCCTTGTCGCCACCCTCGCCGGCAGCGACCCGAAGGCCGGCGCCATCCTGCTGCTGTCGCACCTCGACGTGGTGGAGGCCAAGCGTGCCGACTGGGAACGCGACCCCTTCGCCTTCATCGAGGAAGGCGGCTGGTTCTATGGCCGCGGCGTTTCGGACGACAAGGCGCACGGCGCGATCTTCACCGATGCGATGATCCGGCTGAAAGCCGGCAAGCCGCTGCGCCGCACGCTGAAACTGGCGCTGACCTGCGGCGAGGAAGGCGGGCCGTTCAACAGCGCCAAATGGCTCGTCGAGAACCACCGCGACTGGATCGAGGCCGATTTCGCCCTCAACGAAGGCGGCAGCGGCAAGGCCGACGCGCAGGGCAAACCGGTCAGCCTGGGCTTCCAGGCCGGCGAGAAAGTCTACCAGGATTTCATCCTCGAAACCCGCAACCCCGGCGGCCACAGCAGCCGGCCGCGTCCCGACAACGCCATCTACGACCTCGCCAACGGCCTGGCGGCGCTCGGCAAGTCGGACTTCCCGGTGCAATTGTCCGACACCACGCGCGCCTATTTCACCGAAATGGCCAAGATCAGCGGCGGCGAGACTGCCACCGCGATCCGCGCGCTGCTCGCCAACCCGCAGGACGAAGCCGCCAACGCCATCGTCAGCCGCGATCCCGGCTGGCATTCGACGCTGCGCACCACCTGTGTCGCGACGATGCTCGATGCCGGCCATGCCCGCAACGCGCTGCCGCAGCGCGCCACCGCCAACGTCAACTGCCGGATGTTCCCCGGCGACAGCGTCGAAAAGGTCCGCGGCCAGATCGTCGAACGCCTCGGCAACCCGGCGATCACCGTGACGCCGCACGAATCCGAAAACCCGGAAAAGGCCGCGCCGCCGCCGCCTCTGTCGGCGCAGGTTTATGGCCCCGCCGCCCTGCTGGCGAAAAAGCACTTCCCCGGCGTGCCGCTGATCCCGACGATGAGCACCGGCGCCACCGATGGCCGTTATCTCAACGCCGCCGGCATCGCCACCTATGGCATGGCCGGGCGCTTCGGCATGCCCGATGGCAATGGCGTCCATGGCCTCAACGAACGCATCTCGGTCGCCGGCGTCCTCGCCGAGCGTGATTATCTGTTCGATCTCATCCAGGCCTATGCCAACAGCAAGGACGGCAAATGA
- a CDS encoding YjbE family putative metal transport protein (Members of this highly hydrophobic protein family,regularly are found preceded by the yybP-ykoY manganese riboswitch (see RF00080). A metal cation transport function is proposed.): MDFANIFAPGALAILLQVVMIDVVLAGDNAIVVGSLAAGLPPHERKKVIAIGIAAALVLRIVFALLVTQLMQIVGLVLAGGLLLLWVSWRMYRDLRPSKAIIDVEGADDFESVTGPPPAKSFAAAAWSVAIADVSMSLDNVLAVAGAAREHPEVMIIGLVVSVAMMGIAANFIAKYIERYRWIAYVGLAVIVYVAIKMIVEGWHQVAPVVQPLVG, translated from the coding sequence ATGGACTTCGCCAATATCTTCGCGCCCGGCGCGCTCGCCATCCTGTTGCAGGTGGTGATGATCGATGTCGTGCTGGCCGGGGACAACGCCATCGTCGTCGGCTCGCTCGCCGCCGGCCTGCCGCCGCACGAGCGCAAGAAGGTCATCGCCATCGGCATCGCCGCGGCGCTGGTGCTGCGCATCGTCTTCGCGCTGCTGGTGACGCAGCTGATGCAGATCGTCGGCCTCGTCCTCGCCGGCGGGCTGCTGCTGCTCTGGGTGTCGTGGCGCATGTACCGCGACCTGCGCCCGTCGAAAGCCATCATCGACGTCGAAGGCGCCGATGATTTCGAAAGCGTCACCGGCCCGCCGCCGGCGAAAAGCTTCGCCGCCGCCGCCTGGTCGGTCGCCATCGCCGATGTGTCGATGAGCCTCGACAATGTCCTCGCCGTCGCCGGCGCCGCCCGCGAACACCCCGAAGTGATGATCATCGGGCTGGTCGTATCGGTGGCGATGATGGGCATCGCCGCCAATTTCATCGCCAAATATATCGAACGCTACCGCTGGATCGCCTATGTCGGCCTGGCCGTCATCGTCTATGTCGCCATCAAGATGATCGTCGAAGGCTGGCACCAGGTCGCCCCGGTGGTGCAACCCTTGGTCGGCTGA